From one Paramormyrops kingsleyae isolate MSU_618 chromosome 1, PKINGS_0.4, whole genome shotgun sequence genomic stretch:
- the gabpa gene encoding GA-binding protein alpha chain isoform X1, with protein sequence MGDPFARFASAMSKGDTEELIEIEIDGQEKQECMEEGVEEQTLTAAEFVTQAIDINEPIGNLKKLLEPRLQCSLDGHEICLQDIQLDPDQSLFDQGVKTDGTVQLSVQVISRQGVEPKLNILEIVKPVETVEVVIDPDAAVGEEGQLVEEGQVITLDRSGIADDTSEQVTRWAAALEGYRKEQVRLGIPYDPVQWSADQVIHWAVWVMKEFSMVDVDVGTIHISGRELCSFSQEEFLQRVPHGEILWSHLELLRKYVLASQDQSGQIATVTIDQPVQIIPASVQQTPTGTIKVLTTKQGKVQRSPRISGGEDRSSPGNRTGNNGQIQLWQFLLELLTDKDARDCISWVGDDGEFKLNQPELVAHKWGQRKNKPTMNYEKLSRALRYYYDGDMICKVQGKRFVYKFVCDLKTLIGYSAAELNHLVTECEQKKLARMQLHGLAQPVTTVTLATAALEKDS encoded by the exons ATGGGAGATCCGTTTGCAAG ATTTGCTTCAGCCATGTCTAAAGGCGACACAGAAGAGCTGATAGAAATAGAAATTGATGGACAGGAGAAACAGGAATGCATGGAGGAAGG GGTAGAGGAGCAGACATTGACAGCTGCGGAGTTTGTGACACAAGCCATTGACATCAATGAGCCAATCGGCAACCTGAAGAAGCTGCTGGAGCCCCGCCTCCAGTGCTCCTTAGATGGGCATGAGATTTGTCTGCAGGACATACAG CTCGACCCCGACCAAAGCTTGTTTGATCAGGGAGTGAAAACAGATGGCACAGTCCAACTCAGTGTGCAGGTCATCTCCAGACAAG GGGTCGAGCCCAAGCTGAACATCCTGGAAATCGTGAAGCCGGTCGAGACGGTGGAGGTGGTCATCGACCCGGACGCTGCGGTGGGCGAGGAGGGCCAGCTGGTGGAGGAGGGGCAGGTCATCACTCTGGACCGCTCCGGCATCGCGGACGACACCTCGGAGCAAGTGACCCGCTGGGCCGCCGCTCTGGAGGGCTACAGGAAGGAGCAGGTCCGGCTGGGCATCCCCTACG ACCCAGTCCAGTGGAGCGCTGACCAGGTGATCCACTGGGCGGTGTGGGTGATGAAGGAGTTCAGCATGGTGGATGTGGACGTGGGGACCATCCACATCTCGGGCCGGGAGCTCTGCTCCTTCTCCCAGGAGGAATTCCTCCAGAGGGTGCCACACGGGGAGATCCTGTGGAGCCACCTGGAGTTACTGCGGAAGT ACGTGCTCGCCAGTCAGGACCAGTCGGGCCAGATCGCCACGGTGACCATTGATCAGC CGGTGCAGATCATACCGGCATCTGTGCAGCAGACCCCTACTGGGACCATCAAGGTCCTGACCACTAAACAGGGCAAAGTACAGAGATCCCCTCGCATCTCTGGCGGGGAAGACCGTAGCTCGCCGGGAAACCGCACAG GGAACAACGGGCAGATCCAGCTGTGGCAGTTCCTGCTGGAGCTGCTGACGGACAAGGACGCGCGCGACTGCATCTCCTGGGTGGGAGACGACGGCGAGTTCAAGCTCAACCAGCCGGAGCTGGTGGCCCACAAGTGGGGGCAGAGGAAGAACAAGCCCACCATGAACTACGAGAAGCTAAGCCGTGCGCTCAG GTATTACTACGACGGGGACATGATATGCAAGGTGCAGGGCAAGAGGTTCGTATACAAGTTTGTGTGCGACCTGAAGACGCTGATTGGCTATAGCGCGGCTGAGCTGAACCACCTGGTGACGGAGTGCGAGCAGAAGAAACTGGCCCGCATGCAACTGCATGGCCTGGCCCAGCCTGTTACCACGGTGACGCTTGCCACCGCCGCCCTCGAGAAGGACAGCTGA
- the jam2a gene encoding junctional adhesion molecule 2A isoform X2, with the protein MKISILSAILLLFLSHDVVPVTVNTRKSNVEVHENQDAVLSCEFKTETDINPRIEWKKRDKGVSLIYYKNEFTGDFAGRAKISGATITLSDVTYKDAGVYQCEVTAAQDKVTLGEANVTLKVLVAPAIPTCEIPSSVLSGTAVELHCQDKHSVPRARYKWFKDNKPLGPSGTANMNYTLDVNIGTLRFSAVSRSNSGLYHCEAENGVGMPKSCKAQEMLIGDLNVPLIAAAAVGTILAVCLCILGLFYARRKRICRKDHRENRNKMYSYSGQRSQDFKHTQSFML; encoded by the exons ATGAAAATCTCCATCCTTTCCGCTATACTCCTGCTGTTCCTGA GTCATGATGTTGTACCTGTAACCGTGAACACCAGGAAGTCCAACGTGGAAGTTCATGAGAATCAAG ATGCAGTATTATCATGTGAATTCAAGACGGAGACGGATATCAATCCTCGAATTGAATGGAAGAAAAGGGACAAAGGAGTATCCCTCATCTACTACAAAAACGAATTCACAG GGGACTTTGCAGGGCGTGCTAAGATCAGTGGGGCGACAATAACACTCAGCGATGTCACCTACAAGGACGCGGGGGTGTACCAGTGTGAAGTCACTGCAGCTCAGGACAAAGTCACGCTAGGAGAGGCCAACGTCACCCTCAAAGTACTGG TGGCCCCCGCCATTCCCACCTGTGAGATTCCCAGCTCAGTGCTGTCTGGGACGGCGGTGGAACTGCACTGCCAGGACAAGCATAGTGTCCCCCGCGCAAGATACAAGTGGTTCAAGGACAACAAGCCGCTCGGGCCCAGTGGCACAGCCAACATGAACTACACCCTAGACGTTAACATTGGAACCCTG CGCTTTTCGGCAGTCTCCCGGTCCAACTCTGGACTGTACCACTGCGAGGCGGAGAATGGGGTGGGAATGCCGAAGAGCTGCAAGGCGCAGGAGATGCTGATCG GTGACCTAAATGTGCCTCTGATTGCCGCTGCCGCTGTTGGGACCATATTGGCCGTCTGCTTGTGCATCCTGGGGCTTTTCTATGCACGTCGGAAGCGCATCTGCAGGA aagaCCACAGAGAAAACCG AAATAAGATGTACAGCTACTCAGGACAACGC TCTCAGGACTTCAAACATACTCAATCCTTCATGCTGTGA
- the gabpa gene encoding GA-binding protein alpha chain isoform X2, translating into MSKGDTEELIEIEIDGQEKQECMEEGVEEQTLTAAEFVTQAIDINEPIGNLKKLLEPRLQCSLDGHEICLQDIQLDPDQSLFDQGVKTDGTVQLSVQVISRQGVEPKLNILEIVKPVETVEVVIDPDAAVGEEGQLVEEGQVITLDRSGIADDTSEQVTRWAAALEGYRKEQVRLGIPYDPVQWSADQVIHWAVWVMKEFSMVDVDVGTIHISGRELCSFSQEEFLQRVPHGEILWSHLELLRKYVLASQDQSGQIATVTIDQPVQIIPASVQQTPTGTIKVLTTKQGKVQRSPRISGGEDRSSPGNRTGNNGQIQLWQFLLELLTDKDARDCISWVGDDGEFKLNQPELVAHKWGQRKNKPTMNYEKLSRALRYYYDGDMICKVQGKRFVYKFVCDLKTLIGYSAAELNHLVTECEQKKLARMQLHGLAQPVTTVTLATAALEKDS; encoded by the exons ATGTCTAAAGGCGACACAGAAGAGCTGATAGAAATAGAAATTGATGGACAGGAGAAACAGGAATGCATGGAGGAAGG GGTAGAGGAGCAGACATTGACAGCTGCGGAGTTTGTGACACAAGCCATTGACATCAATGAGCCAATCGGCAACCTGAAGAAGCTGCTGGAGCCCCGCCTCCAGTGCTCCTTAGATGGGCATGAGATTTGTCTGCAGGACATACAG CTCGACCCCGACCAAAGCTTGTTTGATCAGGGAGTGAAAACAGATGGCACAGTCCAACTCAGTGTGCAGGTCATCTCCAGACAAG GGGTCGAGCCCAAGCTGAACATCCTGGAAATCGTGAAGCCGGTCGAGACGGTGGAGGTGGTCATCGACCCGGACGCTGCGGTGGGCGAGGAGGGCCAGCTGGTGGAGGAGGGGCAGGTCATCACTCTGGACCGCTCCGGCATCGCGGACGACACCTCGGAGCAAGTGACCCGCTGGGCCGCCGCTCTGGAGGGCTACAGGAAGGAGCAGGTCCGGCTGGGCATCCCCTACG ACCCAGTCCAGTGGAGCGCTGACCAGGTGATCCACTGGGCGGTGTGGGTGATGAAGGAGTTCAGCATGGTGGATGTGGACGTGGGGACCATCCACATCTCGGGCCGGGAGCTCTGCTCCTTCTCCCAGGAGGAATTCCTCCAGAGGGTGCCACACGGGGAGATCCTGTGGAGCCACCTGGAGTTACTGCGGAAGT ACGTGCTCGCCAGTCAGGACCAGTCGGGCCAGATCGCCACGGTGACCATTGATCAGC CGGTGCAGATCATACCGGCATCTGTGCAGCAGACCCCTACTGGGACCATCAAGGTCCTGACCACTAAACAGGGCAAAGTACAGAGATCCCCTCGCATCTCTGGCGGGGAAGACCGTAGCTCGCCGGGAAACCGCACAG GGAACAACGGGCAGATCCAGCTGTGGCAGTTCCTGCTGGAGCTGCTGACGGACAAGGACGCGCGCGACTGCATCTCCTGGGTGGGAGACGACGGCGAGTTCAAGCTCAACCAGCCGGAGCTGGTGGCCCACAAGTGGGGGCAGAGGAAGAACAAGCCCACCATGAACTACGAGAAGCTAAGCCGTGCGCTCAG GTATTACTACGACGGGGACATGATATGCAAGGTGCAGGGCAAGAGGTTCGTATACAAGTTTGTGTGCGACCTGAAGACGCTGATTGGCTATAGCGCGGCTGAGCTGAACCACCTGGTGACGGAGTGCGAGCAGAAGAAACTGGCCCGCATGCAACTGCATGGCCTGGCCCAGCCTGTTACCACGGTGACGCTTGCCACCGCCGCCCTCGAGAAGGACAGCTGA
- the jam2a gene encoding junctional adhesion molecule 2A isoform X1: MKISILSAILLLFLSHDVVPVTVNTRKSNVEVHENQDAVLSCEFKTETDINPRIEWKKRDKGVSLIYYKNEFTGDFAGRAKISGATITLSDVTYKDAGVYQCEVTAAQDKVTLGEANVTLKVLVAPAIPTCEIPSSVLSGTAVELHCQDKHSVPRARYKWFKDNKPLGPSGTANMNYTLDVNIGTLRFSAVSRSNSGLYHCEAENGVGMPKSCKAQEMLIGDLNVPLIAAAAVGTILAVCLCILGLFYARRKRICRKDHRENRLRTSNILNPSCCDPRLHLPFPWKQQNIKPLMTDQAHLCQ, translated from the exons ATGAAAATCTCCATCCTTTCCGCTATACTCCTGCTGTTCCTGA GTCATGATGTTGTACCTGTAACCGTGAACACCAGGAAGTCCAACGTGGAAGTTCATGAGAATCAAG ATGCAGTATTATCATGTGAATTCAAGACGGAGACGGATATCAATCCTCGAATTGAATGGAAGAAAAGGGACAAAGGAGTATCCCTCATCTACTACAAAAACGAATTCACAG GGGACTTTGCAGGGCGTGCTAAGATCAGTGGGGCGACAATAACACTCAGCGATGTCACCTACAAGGACGCGGGGGTGTACCAGTGTGAAGTCACTGCAGCTCAGGACAAAGTCACGCTAGGAGAGGCCAACGTCACCCTCAAAGTACTGG TGGCCCCCGCCATTCCCACCTGTGAGATTCCCAGCTCAGTGCTGTCTGGGACGGCGGTGGAACTGCACTGCCAGGACAAGCATAGTGTCCCCCGCGCAAGATACAAGTGGTTCAAGGACAACAAGCCGCTCGGGCCCAGTGGCACAGCCAACATGAACTACACCCTAGACGTTAACATTGGAACCCTG CGCTTTTCGGCAGTCTCCCGGTCCAACTCTGGACTGTACCACTGCGAGGCGGAGAATGGGGTGGGAATGCCGAAGAGCTGCAAGGCGCAGGAGATGCTGATCG GTGACCTAAATGTGCCTCTGATTGCCGCTGCCGCTGTTGGGACCATATTGGCCGTCTGCTTGTGCATCCTGGGGCTTTTCTATGCACGTCGGAAGCGCATCTGCAGGA aagaCCACAGAGAAAACCG TCTCAGGACTTCAAACATACTCAATCCTTCATGCTGTGACCCACGACTGCATCTTCCGTTCCCATGGAAACAGCAGAACATCAAACCACTAATGACTGACCAAGCCCATCTCTGCCAATAA
- the mrpl39 gene encoding large ribosomal subunit protein mL39 — protein sequence MPGAAMARRFMCEVFVRRMASTATAAARPSATELRALRSALFAKEQARQRALITRTEKMEVTLQVPGQQGTLLIMNKGISTPHCCARHLTEWHVNSSALALVDGEPWPMHQPLTHSCSLSLLHFKMEEPHDVNKAYWRSCAALLGQVLQNAFKEEFAVELLRSPELPVTSGAFCCDIVLDPRLDSWVPSKEALRSLTQDAHQLIQQNLPWEPLQVSPSVALEVFVHSSCKQKEVEDRAEESGNGLVTLYRCGDHVLLSGGPLVARTGLCAQYEVTAIHSLGQTELGLYRRAQGLSLPLQLQAHHTVWRRLRERAERLVEVPASPEPAAVAEIPGSEVQQSQNAPSPAQQ from the exons ATGCCGGGAGCGGCCATGGCGCGTAGATTTATGTGTGAAGTGTTCGTCCGTC GGATGGCATCCACGGCAACAGCGGCTGCGCGACCCTCGGCCACTGAGCTGCGTGCCCTGCGCAGTGCCCTGTTCGCCAAGGAGCAGGCCAGGCAGCGCGCTCTCATCACACGCACAGAGAAGATGGAGGTTACGTTGCAGGTGCCCGGTCAGCAGGGGACACTGCTCATCATGAACAAAGGCATCTCCACGCCACACTGCTGTGCTCGTC ACCTGACAGAGTGGCACGTTAACAGCTCAGCTCTGGCCCTGGTGGATGGAGAGCCTTGGCCAATGCACCAGCCCCTCACCCACTCCTGTTCTCTGTCGCTGCTTCATTTCAAGATGGAAGAACCCCATGATGTCAACAAG GCATACTGGCGCTCGTGTGCCGCTCTGCTCGGCCAGGTGCTTCAGAACGCCTTCAAGGAAGAATTTGCTGTGGAGCTTCTGAGAAGCCCAGAGCTACCAG TGACCTCAGGAGCCTTTTGTTGCGATATTGTCCTGGATCCACGGTTAGACTCCTGGGTGCCGTCAAAG GAAGCGCTTCGGTCCTTGACCCAGGATGCCCACCAGCTCATCCAACAGAATCTGCCCTGGGAACCTCTGCAAGTGTCGCCCTCTGTGGCCTTGGAGGTCTTTGTGCACAGCAG CTGTAAGCAGAAAGAGGTGGAAGACAGAGCGGAGGAGAGTGGAAACGGTTTAGTGACTCTCTACAG GTGTGGGGACCACGTGCTGCTGAGTGGAGGCCCCCTAGTGGCCAGGACGGGCCTATGCGCTCAGTATGAAGTGACTGCGATCCACAGTCTGGGCCAGACGGAACTGGGGCTGTATCGCCGAGCACAGGGGCTCTCTCTGCCCCTGCAGCTGCAG GCTCACCACACGGTATGGCGGAGGCTGAGAGAGAGAGCCGAGCGCTTG GTGGAGGTGCCTGCGTCCCCAGAGCCAGCAGCTGTAGCGGAGATTCCTGGTTCTGAAGTGCAGCAATCCCAGAATGCTCCTTCCCCAGCACAGCAGTGA